In Anomaloglossus baeobatrachus isolate aAnoBae1 chromosome 3, aAnoBae1.hap1, whole genome shotgun sequence, one genomic interval encodes:
- the MSL2 gene encoding E3 ubiquitin-protein ligase MSL2 isoform X1: MNPVNATSLFISASRLVLNYDPGDPQASAAEICRILPFFRQALGCCACGNLLEDPISPINSTCQHYVCKQCKGKKMMMKPSCSWCKDYDQFEENSQLGILVSCYKKLCEYITHTPLAQDLLNTLDCSADILAFLPEESVEESIPEEEHGKASEPPSPLCPSHSPLPSNSELATEPEASICPIPQHTLDLHSECTVANGLPNCNGLSPETALSVNIPSPESPVTIDLCCTAVDIKTEDLSETLETVCDPVSTSELCAAGLDICGYNDDLKSSDPLLLSVEEVLQSLETVSSSDVTDCDLQHTLDTSVSNGAFLDLCPQPLTHTVLLSDSHVPPLGVSCTAATLKMVKTNRKRSRSESDSEKVLPLPISSIILGPAQTPFLLTRENRNFLQPIVTVPNGGSSSKISKTILLSNKTLKKNPEHMHKKTHPKSKPPLLKTKDKMKEKLPSNNVVPGSPTKTVYKKPPEKKGCKCGRATQNPSVLTCRGQRCPCYSNRKACLDCICRGCQNSYMANGEKKLEAFAVPEKALEQTRLTLGINVTSIAVRNASTSASVINVAGSPVATFLAATSHDDKSLDEAIDLRFDC; encoded by the exons ATGAACCCGGTGAATGCCACCTCTCTGTTCATCTCCGCGAGCCGGCTGGTGCTGAACTACGACCCCGGGGACCCCCAGGCCTCCGCCGCCGAGATCTGCAGGATTCtgcccttcttcagacaggccctgGGCTGCTGTGCCTGCG GAAATTTGCTTGAAGACCCCATATCTCCAATCAATTCAACTTGTCAACATTACGTTTGCAAGCAGTGCAAAGgcaagaagatgatgatgaagccCTCCTGCAGCTGGTGTAAGGACTATGACCAGTTTGAGGAGAACAGCCAACTGGGCATCTTGGTGAGCTGCTACAAAAAGCTTTGTGAGTACATCACCCACACACCGCTGGCACAGGACCTATTGAATACTCTGGATTGCTCGGCCGACATTTTGGCATTTCTTCCAGAGGAATCTGTTGAAGAATCTATACCCGAGGAGGAACATGGAAAAGCTTCTGAGCCCCCCTCACCGCTGTGTCCTTCTCATTCCCCTTTACCTTCAAATTCGGAACTGGCTACTGAACCTGAGGCAAGCATCTGCCCCATTCCCCAACATACACTCGATCTCCATAGTGAATGCACAGTTGCTAATGGTTTGCCCAACTGCAACGGGCTGTCACCTGAAACTGCACTGTCTGTAAATATCCCATCCCCCGAGAGTCCGGTCACCATCGATCTTTGTTGCACGGCTGTTGATATTAAAACAGAAGATCTGTCGGAGACCTTGGAGACGGTCTGTGACCCGGTTTCAACTAGTGAATTATGTGCAGCTGGACTCGATATATGTGGCTATAATGATGACCTGAAAAGCAGTGACCCTCTGCTGCTGAGTGTAGAGGAAGTCCTCCAGAGCCTGGAAACTGTTTCCAGTTCAGACGTCACCGACTGTGACCTCCAACACACTCTGGACACGTCCGTGTCAAACGGAGCATTTTTGGATCTTTGCCCGCAGCCCCTTACACATACTGTTCTGTTGTCTGACAGCCATGTCCCCCCTCTCGGTGTCTCTTGCACAGCAGCGACCCTAAAAATGGTGAAAACGAACCGCAAGCGGTCACGTTCCGAGAGCGACAGTGAGAAGGTTCTGCCACTTCCCATCTCCAGCATTATTCTCGGGCCAGCCCAGACTCCTTTTCTACTAACTCGGGAAAATAGAAACTTCTTGCAGCCCATTGTTACGGTCCCCAACGGGGGTAGCTCATCCAAAATCAGTAAGACAATTCTTttatccaataaaacattgaaGAAAAATCCGGAGCACATGCATAAGAAAACACATCCAAAATCCAAGCCACCATTGCTGAAAACTAAGGACAAGATGAAGGAGAAACTCCCCAGCAATAATGTGGTTCCTGGAAGCCCAACAAAAACTGTTTATAAAAAGCCCCCAGAAAAAAAAGGCTGCAAATGCGGACGTGCAACTCAAAATCCAAGTGTTCTTACCTGCCGAGGCCAGCGATGTCCTTGCTACTCCAATCGGAAAGCTTGTCTGGACTGTATTTGCCGTGGCTGCCAAAACTCTTACATGGCAAATGGGGAGAAAAAGCTGGAGGCGTTTGCTGTGCCAGAGAAGGCTTTAGAACAGACCCGGCTTACTTTGGGCATTAACGTGACCAGCATTGCCGTGCGCAATGCCAGCACAAGTGCCAGTGTCATTAATGTTGCGGGTTCTCCCGTAGCGACGTTTTTAGCTGCCACTTCCCACGATGATAAAAGCTTAGATGAAGCGATAGACTTACGATTTGACTGTTAG
- the MSL2 gene encoding E3 ubiquitin-protein ligase MSL2 isoform X2: MMMKPSCSWCKDYDQFEENSQLGILVSCYKKLCEYITHTPLAQDLLNTLDCSADILAFLPEESVEESIPEEEHGKASEPPSPLCPSHSPLPSNSELATEPEASICPIPQHTLDLHSECTVANGLPNCNGLSPETALSVNIPSPESPVTIDLCCTAVDIKTEDLSETLETVCDPVSTSELCAAGLDICGYNDDLKSSDPLLLSVEEVLQSLETVSSSDVTDCDLQHTLDTSVSNGAFLDLCPQPLTHTVLLSDSHVPPLGVSCTAATLKMVKTNRKRSRSESDSEKVLPLPISSIILGPAQTPFLLTRENRNFLQPIVTVPNGGSSSKISKTILLSNKTLKKNPEHMHKKTHPKSKPPLLKTKDKMKEKLPSNNVVPGSPTKTVYKKPPEKKGCKCGRATQNPSVLTCRGQRCPCYSNRKACLDCICRGCQNSYMANGEKKLEAFAVPEKALEQTRLTLGINVTSIAVRNASTSASVINVAGSPVATFLAATSHDDKSLDEAIDLRFDC; encoded by the coding sequence atgatgatgaagccCTCCTGCAGCTGGTGTAAGGACTATGACCAGTTTGAGGAGAACAGCCAACTGGGCATCTTGGTGAGCTGCTACAAAAAGCTTTGTGAGTACATCACCCACACACCGCTGGCACAGGACCTATTGAATACTCTGGATTGCTCGGCCGACATTTTGGCATTTCTTCCAGAGGAATCTGTTGAAGAATCTATACCCGAGGAGGAACATGGAAAAGCTTCTGAGCCCCCCTCACCGCTGTGTCCTTCTCATTCCCCTTTACCTTCAAATTCGGAACTGGCTACTGAACCTGAGGCAAGCATCTGCCCCATTCCCCAACATACACTCGATCTCCATAGTGAATGCACAGTTGCTAATGGTTTGCCCAACTGCAACGGGCTGTCACCTGAAACTGCACTGTCTGTAAATATCCCATCCCCCGAGAGTCCGGTCACCATCGATCTTTGTTGCACGGCTGTTGATATTAAAACAGAAGATCTGTCGGAGACCTTGGAGACGGTCTGTGACCCGGTTTCAACTAGTGAATTATGTGCAGCTGGACTCGATATATGTGGCTATAATGATGACCTGAAAAGCAGTGACCCTCTGCTGCTGAGTGTAGAGGAAGTCCTCCAGAGCCTGGAAACTGTTTCCAGTTCAGACGTCACCGACTGTGACCTCCAACACACTCTGGACACGTCCGTGTCAAACGGAGCATTTTTGGATCTTTGCCCGCAGCCCCTTACACATACTGTTCTGTTGTCTGACAGCCATGTCCCCCCTCTCGGTGTCTCTTGCACAGCAGCGACCCTAAAAATGGTGAAAACGAACCGCAAGCGGTCACGTTCCGAGAGCGACAGTGAGAAGGTTCTGCCACTTCCCATCTCCAGCATTATTCTCGGGCCAGCCCAGACTCCTTTTCTACTAACTCGGGAAAATAGAAACTTCTTGCAGCCCATTGTTACGGTCCCCAACGGGGGTAGCTCATCCAAAATCAGTAAGACAATTCTTttatccaataaaacattgaaGAAAAATCCGGAGCACATGCATAAGAAAACACATCCAAAATCCAAGCCACCATTGCTGAAAACTAAGGACAAGATGAAGGAGAAACTCCCCAGCAATAATGTGGTTCCTGGAAGCCCAACAAAAACTGTTTATAAAAAGCCCCCAGAAAAAAAAGGCTGCAAATGCGGACGTGCAACTCAAAATCCAAGTGTTCTTACCTGCCGAGGCCAGCGATGTCCTTGCTACTCCAATCGGAAAGCTTGTCTGGACTGTATTTGCCGTGGCTGCCAAAACTCTTACATGGCAAATGGGGAGAAAAAGCTGGAGGCGTTTGCTGTGCCAGAGAAGGCTTTAGAACAGACCCGGCTTACTTTGGGCATTAACGTGACCAGCATTGCCGTGCGCAATGCCAGCACAAGTGCCAGTGTCATTAATGTTGCGGGTTCTCCCGTAGCGACGTTTTTAGCTGCCACTTCCCACGATGATAAAAGCTTAGATGAAGCGATAGACTTACGATTTGACTGTTAG